Proteins from a single region of Scylla paramamosain isolate STU-SP2022 unplaced genomic scaffold, ASM3559412v1 Contig129, whole genome shotgun sequence:
- the LOC135099445 gene encoding uncharacterized protein LOC135099445 isoform X1, giving the protein MTPVSNAYVGLAVGPCRLVRGVCFHRPQAREVVPFAVICDDNVEECPVCLTTFDDTLRRPHNLPCGHTVCSPCIDGLKQQGAVTCPTCRASHAVPEAGQFPIAYAVEGLVRRLRGAGLASLPAEPGKQTAPPVTRPAPKATTGLSKRAQSLLQEQEANVLAAIRSCQEEQSQLAEYLTTLGGWSSRQQRLQDELQTLVDQSKSAREAVHREESRVEGRQEEVRQKEQQLHAALQSLRTAATRQEAYEVIEDTDLLVEEDSQRTGECLGVFPDVHAVTFVTRVGVASHLLCLQVTLLATVAEASRAALQAATAAAAATQAALEAAGTAAAASGDSSLPAAWPEASSIADRLQALLAPPLTAAHHTHRPASRLLRQFSKSRLLFSSGCMIPAKSSRELPRAKDLHSLTQRVRGLVEAGLVFAVHDVEGQTRQARISLEDGSLYLHSLQAQALPNFTATLQMGEVVPAAPPCEVFLDLVWSGSAARRVVVSLPQDTPLGRQFMLLCSGQRGACYANTRLFKVIYEGQPGECVLGGDYQTGDGRGGAALLPHLDQGEYWQSGKAGTVLWRWRGDPARGAQFIIITRDIQRDRVWRGVFGQVVRGLEVVQEAARHHPITEVIVVQCGVVLSQ; this is encoded by the exons ATGACTCCTGTATCAAACGCGTATGTTGGACTGGCAGTGGGCCCATGCAGGCTCGTGCGCGGTGTCTGTTTCCACCGACCGCAGGCGAGGGAGGTTGTGCCGTTTGCAGTCATTTGt GACGACAACGTGGAGGAGTGTCCAGTGTGCCTCACCACCTTTGACGACACCCTCAGGCGGCCACACAACCTGCCCTGTGGCCATACAGTGTGCTCGCCGTGCATTGACGGACTGAAGCAGCAGGGTGCCGTCACGTGCCCCACCTGCCGGGCGAGTCACGCCGTGCCCGAGGCGGGCCAGTTCCCCATCGCCTATGCTGTTGAGGGACTGGTGAGGAGGCTGAGGGGTGCAGGACTGGCCTCTCTGCCAGCCGAGCCAGGGAAGCAGACAGCCCCACCAGTGACACGGCCTGCACCAAAGGCGACAACGGGACTCAGCAAGAGGGCACAGTCCCTGCTGCAGGAGCAGGAAGCGAATGTCCTGGCTGCCATCCGCTCCTGCCAGGAGGAGCAGAGCCAGCTGGCCGAGTACCTGACAACCCTCGGTGGCTGGAGCAGTCGCCAGCAGCGGCTGCAAGACGAGCTGCAGACGCTGGTGGACCAGAGCAAGAGTGCCCGGGAAGCGGTGCACCGCGAGGAGTCCCGGGTGGagggcaggcaggaggaggtgcggcagaaggagcagcagctgcACGCCGCGCTACAGTCGCTGCGCACGGCCGCAACACGGCAGGAAGCTTACGAGGTCATTGAGGACACAGACCTtctggtggaggaggacagtCAGAGAACAGGGGAGTGCCTGGGAGTGTTTCCCGATGTCCACGCCGTCACCTTCGTCACCAGGGTGGGTGTGGCCTCACACTTGTTGTGCTTGCAGGTCACTCTTCTGGCAACG GTGGCAGAGGCATCGCGCGCAGCCCTGCAGgccgccaccgctgccgccgctgccacaCAGGCAGCCCTGGAGGCAGCGGGCACTGCTGCTGCAGCCTCGGGGGACTCCAGCCTCCCAGCAGCCTGGCCCGAGGCCTCCTCCATCGCGGATAGGCTGCAGGCCCTGCTGGCGCCGCCCCTGACG GCGGCCCATCACACCCACAGACCGGCTTCCCGGCTGCTCCGGCAATTCAGCAAATCCCGGCTGCTTTTTTCTTCTGGCTGCATGATCCCGGCTAAAAGCAGCCGTGAATTACCCCGT gCCAAGGACCTGCACAGCCTAACACAGCGTGTCAGGGGCCTGGTGGAGGCTGGCCTTGTCTTCGCCGTCCACGACGTGGAGGGACAGACTCGGCAAGCAAGGATCAGCCTTGAAGACGGCAGCCTTTACCTCCACTCCCTGCAGGCCCAGGCCCTGCCGAACTTCACCGCCACCCTGCAG ATGGGGGAGGTGGTGCCGGCCGCCCCACCCTGCGAGGTGTTCCTGGACCTGGTGTGGTCCGGCAGCGCGGCGCggcgggtggtggtgagtcTACCCCAGGACACCCCCCTGGGCCGGCAGTTCATGCTGCTGTGCTCGGGCCAGCGGGGCGCCTGCTACGCCAACACCAGGCTGTTTAAGGTGATATATGAGGGACAGCCGGGGGAGTGTGTGCTGGGAGGAGACTACCAGacaggtgatgggaggggaggagccgCCCTGCTGCCTCACCTTGACCAGGGTGAGTACTGGCAGTCAGGCAAGGCGGGGACTGTGTTGTGGCGGTGGCGTGGTGACCCTGCCCGTGGTGCtcagttcatcatcatcacccggGACATTCAGCGTGATAGAGTTTGGCGTGGTGTCTTTGGCCAGGTGGTGCGGGGCCTGGAGGTGGTGCAGGAGGCAGCCCGGCACCACCCCATTACTGAGGTGattgtggtgcagtgtggcgtGGTGCTGTCACAGTAG
- the LOC135099445 gene encoding uncharacterized protein LOC135099445 isoform X2 — translation MTPVSNAYVGLAVGPCRLVRGVCFHRPQAREVVPFAVICDDNVEECPVCLTTFDDTLRRPHNLPCGHTVCSPCIDGLKQQGAVTCPTCRASHAVPEAGQFPIAYAVEGLVRRLRGAGLASLPAEPGKQTAPPVTRPAPKATTGLSKRAQSLLQEQEANVLAAIRSCQEEQSQLAEYLTTLGGWSSRQQRLQDELQTLVDQSKSAREAVHREESRVEGRQEEVRQKEQQLHAALQSLRTAATRQEAYEVIEDTDLLVEEDSQRTGECLGVFPDVHAVTFVTRVAEASRAALQAATAAAAATQAALEAAGTAAAASGDSSLPAAWPEASSIADRLQALLAPPLTAAHHTHRPASRLLRQFSKSRLLFSSGCMIPAKSSRELPRAKDLHSLTQRVRGLVEAGLVFAVHDVEGQTRQARISLEDGSLYLHSLQAQALPNFTATLQMGEVVPAAPPCEVFLDLVWSGSAARRVVVSLPQDTPLGRQFMLLCSGQRGACYANTRLFKVIYEGQPGECVLGGDYQTGDGRGGAALLPHLDQGEYWQSGKAGTVLWRWRGDPARGAQFIIITRDIQRDRVWRGVFGQVVRGLEVVQEAARHHPITEVIVVQCGVVLSQ, via the exons ATGACTCCTGTATCAAACGCGTATGTTGGACTGGCAGTGGGCCCATGCAGGCTCGTGCGCGGTGTCTGTTTCCACCGACCGCAGGCGAGGGAGGTTGTGCCGTTTGCAGTCATTTGt GACGACAACGTGGAGGAGTGTCCAGTGTGCCTCACCACCTTTGACGACACCCTCAGGCGGCCACACAACCTGCCCTGTGGCCATACAGTGTGCTCGCCGTGCATTGACGGACTGAAGCAGCAGGGTGCCGTCACGTGCCCCACCTGCCGGGCGAGTCACGCCGTGCCCGAGGCGGGCCAGTTCCCCATCGCCTATGCTGTTGAGGGACTGGTGAGGAGGCTGAGGGGTGCAGGACTGGCCTCTCTGCCAGCCGAGCCAGGGAAGCAGACAGCCCCACCAGTGACACGGCCTGCACCAAAGGCGACAACGGGACTCAGCAAGAGGGCACAGTCCCTGCTGCAGGAGCAGGAAGCGAATGTCCTGGCTGCCATCCGCTCCTGCCAGGAGGAGCAGAGCCAGCTGGCCGAGTACCTGACAACCCTCGGTGGCTGGAGCAGTCGCCAGCAGCGGCTGCAAGACGAGCTGCAGACGCTGGTGGACCAGAGCAAGAGTGCCCGGGAAGCGGTGCACCGCGAGGAGTCCCGGGTGGagggcaggcaggaggaggtgcggcagaaggagcagcagctgcACGCCGCGCTACAGTCGCTGCGCACGGCCGCAACACGGCAGGAAGCTTACGAGGTCATTGAGGACACAGACCTtctggtggaggaggacagtCAGAGAACAGGGGAGTGCCTGGGAGTGTTTCCCGATGTCCACGCCGTCACCTTCGTCACCAGG GTGGCAGAGGCATCGCGCGCAGCCCTGCAGgccgccaccgctgccgccgctgccacaCAGGCAGCCCTGGAGGCAGCGGGCACTGCTGCTGCAGCCTCGGGGGACTCCAGCCTCCCAGCAGCCTGGCCCGAGGCCTCCTCCATCGCGGATAGGCTGCAGGCCCTGCTGGCGCCGCCCCTGACG GCGGCCCATCACACCCACAGACCGGCTTCCCGGCTGCTCCGGCAATTCAGCAAATCCCGGCTGCTTTTTTCTTCTGGCTGCATGATCCCGGCTAAAAGCAGCCGTGAATTACCCCGT gCCAAGGACCTGCACAGCCTAACACAGCGTGTCAGGGGCCTGGTGGAGGCTGGCCTTGTCTTCGCCGTCCACGACGTGGAGGGACAGACTCGGCAAGCAAGGATCAGCCTTGAAGACGGCAGCCTTTACCTCCACTCCCTGCAGGCCCAGGCCCTGCCGAACTTCACCGCCACCCTGCAG ATGGGGGAGGTGGTGCCGGCCGCCCCACCCTGCGAGGTGTTCCTGGACCTGGTGTGGTCCGGCAGCGCGGCGCggcgggtggtggtgagtcTACCCCAGGACACCCCCCTGGGCCGGCAGTTCATGCTGCTGTGCTCGGGCCAGCGGGGCGCCTGCTACGCCAACACCAGGCTGTTTAAGGTGATATATGAGGGACAGCCGGGGGAGTGTGTGCTGGGAGGAGACTACCAGacaggtgatgggaggggaggagccgCCCTGCTGCCTCACCTTGACCAGGGTGAGTACTGGCAGTCAGGCAAGGCGGGGACTGTGTTGTGGCGGTGGCGTGGTGACCCTGCCCGTGGTGCtcagttcatcatcatcacccggGACATTCAGCGTGATAGAGTTTGGCGTGGTGTCTTTGGCCAGGTGGTGCGGGGCCTGGAGGTGGTGCAGGAGGCAGCCCGGCACCACCCCATTACTGAGGTGattgtggtgcagtgtggcgtGGTGCTGTCACAGTAG
- the LOC135099445 gene encoding uncharacterized protein LOC135099445 isoform X3, whose translation MTPVSNAYVGLAVGPCRLVRGVCFHRPQAREVVPFAVICDDNVEECPVCLTTFDDTLRRPHNLPCGHTVCSPCIDGLKQQGAVTCPTCRASHAVPEAGQFPIAYAVEGLVRRLRGAGLASLPAEPGKQTAPPVTRPAPKATTGLSKRAQSLLQEQEANVLAAIRSCQEEQSQLAEYLTTLGGWSSRQQRLQDELQTLVDQSKSAREAVHREESRVEGRQEEVRQKEQQLHAALQSLRTAATRQEAYEVIEDTDLLVEEDSQRTGECLGVFPDVHAVTFVTRVGVASHLLCLQVTLLATVAEASRAALQAATAAAAATQAALEAAGTAAAASGDSSLPAAWPEASSIADRLQALLAPPLTAKDLHSLTQRVRGLVEAGLVFAVHDVEGQTRQARISLEDGSLYLHSLQAQALPNFTATLQMGEVVPAAPPCEVFLDLVWSGSAARRVVVSLPQDTPLGRQFMLLCSGQRGACYANTRLFKVIYEGQPGECVLGGDYQTGDGRGGAALLPHLDQGEYWQSGKAGTVLWRWRGDPARGAQFIIITRDIQRDRVWRGVFGQVVRGLEVVQEAARHHPITEVIVVQCGVVLSQ comes from the exons ATGACTCCTGTATCAAACGCGTATGTTGGACTGGCAGTGGGCCCATGCAGGCTCGTGCGCGGTGTCTGTTTCCACCGACCGCAGGCGAGGGAGGTTGTGCCGTTTGCAGTCATTTGt GACGACAACGTGGAGGAGTGTCCAGTGTGCCTCACCACCTTTGACGACACCCTCAGGCGGCCACACAACCTGCCCTGTGGCCATACAGTGTGCTCGCCGTGCATTGACGGACTGAAGCAGCAGGGTGCCGTCACGTGCCCCACCTGCCGGGCGAGTCACGCCGTGCCCGAGGCGGGCCAGTTCCCCATCGCCTATGCTGTTGAGGGACTGGTGAGGAGGCTGAGGGGTGCAGGACTGGCCTCTCTGCCAGCCGAGCCAGGGAAGCAGACAGCCCCACCAGTGACACGGCCTGCACCAAAGGCGACAACGGGACTCAGCAAGAGGGCACAGTCCCTGCTGCAGGAGCAGGAAGCGAATGTCCTGGCTGCCATCCGCTCCTGCCAGGAGGAGCAGAGCCAGCTGGCCGAGTACCTGACAACCCTCGGTGGCTGGAGCAGTCGCCAGCAGCGGCTGCAAGACGAGCTGCAGACGCTGGTGGACCAGAGCAAGAGTGCCCGGGAAGCGGTGCACCGCGAGGAGTCCCGGGTGGagggcaggcaggaggaggtgcggcagaaggagcagcagctgcACGCCGCGCTACAGTCGCTGCGCACGGCCGCAACACGGCAGGAAGCTTACGAGGTCATTGAGGACACAGACCTtctggtggaggaggacagtCAGAGAACAGGGGAGTGCCTGGGAGTGTTTCCCGATGTCCACGCCGTCACCTTCGTCACCAGGGTGGGTGTGGCCTCACACTTGTTGTGCTTGCAGGTCACTCTTCTGGCAACG GTGGCAGAGGCATCGCGCGCAGCCCTGCAGgccgccaccgctgccgccgctgccacaCAGGCAGCCCTGGAGGCAGCGGGCACTGCTGCTGCAGCCTCGGGGGACTCCAGCCTCCCAGCAGCCTGGCCCGAGGCCTCCTCCATCGCGGATAGGCTGCAGGCCCTGCTGGCGCCGCCCCTGACG gCCAAGGACCTGCACAGCCTAACACAGCGTGTCAGGGGCCTGGTGGAGGCTGGCCTTGTCTTCGCCGTCCACGACGTGGAGGGACAGACTCGGCAAGCAAGGATCAGCCTTGAAGACGGCAGCCTTTACCTCCACTCCCTGCAGGCCCAGGCCCTGCCGAACTTCACCGCCACCCTGCAG ATGGGGGAGGTGGTGCCGGCCGCCCCACCCTGCGAGGTGTTCCTGGACCTGGTGTGGTCCGGCAGCGCGGCGCggcgggtggtggtgagtcTACCCCAGGACACCCCCCTGGGCCGGCAGTTCATGCTGCTGTGCTCGGGCCAGCGGGGCGCCTGCTACGCCAACACCAGGCTGTTTAAGGTGATATATGAGGGACAGCCGGGGGAGTGTGTGCTGGGAGGAGACTACCAGacaggtgatgggaggggaggagccgCCCTGCTGCCTCACCTTGACCAGGGTGAGTACTGGCAGTCAGGCAAGGCGGGGACTGTGTTGTGGCGGTGGCGTGGTGACCCTGCCCGTGGTGCtcagttcatcatcatcacccggGACATTCAGCGTGATAGAGTTTGGCGTGGTGTCTTTGGCCAGGTGGTGCGGGGCCTGGAGGTGGTGCAGGAGGCAGCCCGGCACCACCCCATTACTGAGGTGattgtggtgcagtgtggcgtGGTGCTGTCACAGTAG
- the LOC135099445 gene encoding uncharacterized protein LOC135099445 isoform X4 yields MDDNVEECPVCLTTFDDTLRRPHNLPCGHTVCSPCIDGLKQQGAVTCPTCRASHAVPEAGQFPIAYAVEGLVRRLRGAGLASLPAEPGKQTAPPVTRPAPKATTGLSKRAQSLLQEQEANVLAAIRSCQEEQSQLAEYLTTLGGWSSRQQRLQDELQTLVDQSKSAREAVHREESRVEGRQEEVRQKEQQLHAALQSLRTAATRQEAYEVIEDTDLLVEEDSQRTGECLGVFPDVHAVTFVTRVGVASHLLCLQVTLLATVAEASRAALQAATAAAAATQAALEAAGTAAAASGDSSLPAAWPEASSIADRLQALLAPPLTAAHHTHRPASRLLRQFSKSRLLFSSGCMIPAKSSRELPRAKDLHSLTQRVRGLVEAGLVFAVHDVEGQTRQARISLEDGSLYLHSLQAQALPNFTATLQMGEVVPAAPPCEVFLDLVWSGSAARRVVVSLPQDTPLGRQFMLLCSGQRGACYANTRLFKVIYEGQPGECVLGGDYQTGDGRGGAALLPHLDQGEYWQSGKAGTVLWRWRGDPARGAQFIIITRDIQRDRVWRGVFGQVVRGLEVVQEAARHHPITEVIVVQCGVVLSQ; encoded by the exons ATG GACGACAACGTGGAGGAGTGTCCAGTGTGCCTCACCACCTTTGACGACACCCTCAGGCGGCCACACAACCTGCCCTGTGGCCATACAGTGTGCTCGCCGTGCATTGACGGACTGAAGCAGCAGGGTGCCGTCACGTGCCCCACCTGCCGGGCGAGTCACGCCGTGCCCGAGGCGGGCCAGTTCCCCATCGCCTATGCTGTTGAGGGACTGGTGAGGAGGCTGAGGGGTGCAGGACTGGCCTCTCTGCCAGCCGAGCCAGGGAAGCAGACAGCCCCACCAGTGACACGGCCTGCACCAAAGGCGACAACGGGACTCAGCAAGAGGGCACAGTCCCTGCTGCAGGAGCAGGAAGCGAATGTCCTGGCTGCCATCCGCTCCTGCCAGGAGGAGCAGAGCCAGCTGGCCGAGTACCTGACAACCCTCGGTGGCTGGAGCAGTCGCCAGCAGCGGCTGCAAGACGAGCTGCAGACGCTGGTGGACCAGAGCAAGAGTGCCCGGGAAGCGGTGCACCGCGAGGAGTCCCGGGTGGagggcaggcaggaggaggtgcggcagaaggagcagcagctgcACGCCGCGCTACAGTCGCTGCGCACGGCCGCAACACGGCAGGAAGCTTACGAGGTCATTGAGGACACAGACCTtctggtggaggaggacagtCAGAGAACAGGGGAGTGCCTGGGAGTGTTTCCCGATGTCCACGCCGTCACCTTCGTCACCAGGGTGGGTGTGGCCTCACACTTGTTGTGCTTGCAGGTCACTCTTCTGGCAACG GTGGCAGAGGCATCGCGCGCAGCCCTGCAGgccgccaccgctgccgccgctgccacaCAGGCAGCCCTGGAGGCAGCGGGCACTGCTGCTGCAGCCTCGGGGGACTCCAGCCTCCCAGCAGCCTGGCCCGAGGCCTCCTCCATCGCGGATAGGCTGCAGGCCCTGCTGGCGCCGCCCCTGACG GCGGCCCATCACACCCACAGACCGGCTTCCCGGCTGCTCCGGCAATTCAGCAAATCCCGGCTGCTTTTTTCTTCTGGCTGCATGATCCCGGCTAAAAGCAGCCGTGAATTACCCCGT gCCAAGGACCTGCACAGCCTAACACAGCGTGTCAGGGGCCTGGTGGAGGCTGGCCTTGTCTTCGCCGTCCACGACGTGGAGGGACAGACTCGGCAAGCAAGGATCAGCCTTGAAGACGGCAGCCTTTACCTCCACTCCCTGCAGGCCCAGGCCCTGCCGAACTTCACCGCCACCCTGCAG ATGGGGGAGGTGGTGCCGGCCGCCCCACCCTGCGAGGTGTTCCTGGACCTGGTGTGGTCCGGCAGCGCGGCGCggcgggtggtggtgagtcTACCCCAGGACACCCCCCTGGGCCGGCAGTTCATGCTGCTGTGCTCGGGCCAGCGGGGCGCCTGCTACGCCAACACCAGGCTGTTTAAGGTGATATATGAGGGACAGCCGGGGGAGTGTGTGCTGGGAGGAGACTACCAGacaggtgatgggaggggaggagccgCCCTGCTGCCTCACCTTGACCAGGGTGAGTACTGGCAGTCAGGCAAGGCGGGGACTGTGTTGTGGCGGTGGCGTGGTGACCCTGCCCGTGGTGCtcagttcatcatcatcacccggGACATTCAGCGTGATAGAGTTTGGCGTGGTGTCTTTGGCCAGGTGGTGCGGGGCCTGGAGGTGGTGCAGGAGGCAGCCCGGCACCACCCCATTACTGAGGTGattgtggtgcagtgtggcgtGGTGCTGTCACAGTAG